Genomic segment of Negativicutes bacterium:
TATTAAAAAGATGGCAATAAATAATGGATTAAAAATTGCGAGGTTAGTTTTGGCATAAATATAAAGACCGATTTTATAAGCGATAATACATAACAAAATAATGCTAAGTGGATTGTCCCAAAAAGATAACATAGTTTAGTCCTTTCTGAATTTTTGTTGGAGCTTCATAGTGTATTTAACGGCTAGTGCAGTTACCACAAAGGTTAATAGCGTTGTGACAAGAATAATGGCGCTAAATTGCCATAAAATATTTTCAATTAAATAATATTTTCCCAAGATTGATACTCCGGCGGCAATAAAAAAGAATCCCATATTTTTGAGAAAAAACGAAGAAATGGTTTCGATTTGTGTTAGTGTAATAGTTTTTGTTAGTAATAATAATAACAGCAAGGTTATGCCAATAATGCTTACCGGGATTGGTAATGATATATTTAGCGAAATTATATTAGATAAAAAAACTAATAAAAAGGTAAAACTTATTTGTAATATTAAACTCATAGCAAACTCCTATAGATGTTAATCACGAGAATTTATGATAATACTTTTAGTAGATAAATTCAACTTCAACTTTCTGCCTATGAGGTCATTAATCCGCAAATATTATTAAATTTTTATATTAAGGTTAACTATAGTAGTTTTTCTAAGTTTAAAAACAAGAAGCTTCTTAATATATAGTAGTGAATGATATTAAGGAGGAAAATTGATGAGTAGAAAAATTGATTTCAGAGAATTGCAAATTTTAGCAGAGGCTAGTAAAGAAGAATTATGGATATTAGCTAATGGTAAAAACCGGGATGTTAAAATATATTTACATTGGTCGGCGGGGCATTATCAGCAAATTTTTGAAGAATATCATTTGAATATTTGTGGTAATGGTGATCTTATTGTTAGTACTGATAATTTTGCTAAAATCTTAGCACATACATATTGCCGTAATACCGGAGCGGTAGGGATAAGTTTATGTTGTGCGTATTTAGCAACTCCGGCTGATTTGGGCTTAGAACCGCCGACAATACAACAAATAACTACGCTTACGACAGTAATAGCAATATTAGCTAAAGTTTTAGATTTAACGATTGATCAAAATAGGGTTATGACGCA
This window contains:
- a CDS encoding CidA/LrgA family protein is translated as MSLILQISFTFLLVFLSNIISLNISLPIPVSIIGITLLLLLLLTKTITLTQIETISSFFLKNMGFFFIAAGVSILGKYYLIENILWQFSAIILVTTLLTFVVTALAVKYTMKLQQKFRKD
- a CDS encoding N-acetylmuramoyl-L-alanine amidase; translated protein: MSRKIDFRELQILAEASKEELWILANGKNRDVKIYLHWSAGHYQQIFEEYHLNICGNGDLIVSTDNFAKILAHTYCRNTGAVGISLCCAYLATPADLGLEPPTIQQITTLTTVIAILAKVLDLTIDQNRVMTHGEAGDNVDSLLLHECYGQNTTRERWDLAILKENEDWGSGGIYLRKQAQEKFKILKG